One stretch of Agelaius phoeniceus isolate bAgePho1 chromosome 15, bAgePho1.hap1, whole genome shotgun sequence DNA includes these proteins:
- the GRK6 gene encoding G protein-coupled receptor kinase 6 isoform X2: MELENIVANTVLLKAREGGGGNRKGKSKKWRQMLQFPHISLCEDLRQTLERDYHSLCEKQPIGHMLFRQFCETRPELSRCVKFLDAVAGYEVAPDEKRKECGQHLIEKYLKPNSEDHVPEVPSQLVDACCERLEQEPSKELFKECTKLIHDYLSVAPFADYLDSLYFNRFLQWKWLERQPVTKNTFRQYRVLGKGGFGEVCACQVRATGKMYACKKLEKKRIKKRKGEAMALNEKQILEKVNSRFVVSLAYAYETKDALCLVLTLMNGGDLKFHIYHMGEAGFEEPRAAFYAAEICCGLEDLHQERIVYRDLKPENILLDDHGHIRISDLGLAVHVPEGQTIKGRVGTVGYMAPEVVKNERYTFSPDWWALGCLVYEMIEGQSPFQQRKKKIKREEVERLVKEVQEEYSEKFSPCARSLCTMLLCKDPLERLGCRGAGAKEVKEHPLFKHLNFRRLEAGMLDPPFKPDPQAIYCKDVLDIEQFSTVKGVELEPTDNDFYQKFATGSVPIPWQNEMIETECFKELNVFSTDGTVPPDLDWKGQPSPQPKKGLLQRLFSRQR, translated from the exons AGCGGGACTACCACAGCCTGTGCGAGAAGCAGCCCATCGGGCACATGCTGTTCCGGCAGTTCTGCGAGACGCGCCCCGAGCTCTCACGCTGCGTCAAGTTCCTGGATGCTGTG GCAGGGTACGAAGTGGCTCCAGAtgagaagaggaaggaatgtgGGCAGCACCTGATTGAAAAGTACTTGAAGCCAAAC AGTGAGGACCACGTGCCTGAAGTTCCCTCACAACTGGTGGATGCCTGTTGtgagaggctggagcaggaacCTTCCAAGGAACTCTTCAAGGAATGCACTAA GCTTATCCACGACTACCTGAGCGTGGCTCCCTTTGCTGACTACCTCGACAGTTTGTACTTCAACCGCTTCCTGCAGTGGAAATGGCTGGAACG GCAGCCAGTGACCAAAAATACTTTCCGCCAGTACCGTGTGCTGGGTAAGGGCGGTTTTGGGGAG GTGTGTGCCTGCCAAGTGCGTGCCACAGGGAAGATGTATGCCTGCaagaaactggagaagaaaaggatcAAAAAGAGGAAGGGAGAAGCCATGGCCCTGAATGAAAAACAGATCCTGGAAAAAGTGAACAGTAGGTTTGTA GTGAGCTTAGCCTATGCATATGAAACTAAAGATGCTCTCTGCCTAGTGCTGACCCTCATGAATGGAGGGGACCTCAAGTTCCATATCTACCACATGGGAGAGGCTGGTTTtgaggagcccagggcagctttctATGCTGCTGAGATCTGCTGTGGCCTGGAGGACTTGCACCAGGAGAGGATTGTGTACAG GGACCTGAAGCCAGAGAACATATTACTGGATGACCATG GACACATCCGTATCTCAGACCTGGGACTGGCTGTGCATGTGCCAGAGGGCCAAACAATCAAGGGCCGGGTGGGGACAGTTGGCTACATGG CTCCAGAGGTGGTGAAGAACGAGCGCTACACGTTCAGCCCGGACTGGtgggccctgggctgcctggtgTACGAGATGATCGAGGGCCAGTCGCCCTTCCAGCAGCGCAAGAAGAAGATCAAGAGGGAGGAGGTGGAGCGCCTGGTGAAGGAAGTGCAGGAGGAGTACTCGGAGAAGTTCTCGCCCTGCGCCCGCTCCCTCTGCACCATG CTCCTGTGCAAAGACCCCTTGGAGCGCCTGGGGTGCCGAGGAGCTGGGGCCAAGGAGGTGAAGGAACACCCTCTCTTCAAGCACCTCAACTTCAGGAGGCTGGAAGCAGGCATGCTGGACCCTCCCTTCAAGCCAGAT CCCCAGGCCATCTACTGCAAGGATGTGCTGGACATCGAGCAGTTCTCCACGGTGAAAGGGGTGGAGCTGGAGCCCACAGACAACGACTTTTACCAGAAGTTTGCTACAGGAAGTGTGCCCATTCCTTGGCAGAATGAG ATGATCGAGACAGAGTGTTTTAAGGAGCTGAATGTCTTTAGCACAGATGgcacagtgcccccagacctGGACTGGAAAGGgcagccttctccacagcccaAAAAAGGGTTACTCCAGCGCTTGTTCAGCAGACAG aggtGA
- the GRK6 gene encoding G protein-coupled receptor kinase 6 isoform X1, which translates to MELENIVANTVLLKAREGGGGNRKGKSKKWRQMLQFPHISLCEDLRQTLERDYHSLCEKQPIGHMLFRQFCETRPELSRCVKFLDAVAGYEVAPDEKRKECGQHLIEKYLKPNSEDHVPEVPSQLVDACCERLEQEPSKELFKECTKLIHDYLSVAPFADYLDSLYFNRFLQWKWLERQPVTKNTFRQYRVLGKGGFGEVCACQVRATGKMYACKKLEKKRIKKRKGEAMALNEKQILEKVNSRFVVSLAYAYETKDALCLVLTLMNGGDLKFHIYHMGEAGFEEPRAAFYAAEICCGLEDLHQERIVYRDLKPENILLDDHGHIRISDLGLAVHVPEGQTIKGRVGTVGYMAPEVVKNERYTFSPDWWALGCLVYEMIEGQSPFQQRKKKIKREEVERLVKEVQEEYSEKFSPCARSLCTMLLCKDPLERLGCRGAGAKEVKEHPLFKHLNFRRLEAGMLDPPFKPDPQAIYCKDVLDIEQFSTVKGVELEPTDNDFYQKFATGSVPIPWQNEMIETECFKELNVFSTDGTVPPDLDWKGQPSPQPKKGLLQRLFSRQDCCGNCSDSEEEPTRL; encoded by the exons AGCGGGACTACCACAGCCTGTGCGAGAAGCAGCCCATCGGGCACATGCTGTTCCGGCAGTTCTGCGAGACGCGCCCCGAGCTCTCACGCTGCGTCAAGTTCCTGGATGCTGTG GCAGGGTACGAAGTGGCTCCAGAtgagaagaggaaggaatgtgGGCAGCACCTGATTGAAAAGTACTTGAAGCCAAAC AGTGAGGACCACGTGCCTGAAGTTCCCTCACAACTGGTGGATGCCTGTTGtgagaggctggagcaggaacCTTCCAAGGAACTCTTCAAGGAATGCACTAA GCTTATCCACGACTACCTGAGCGTGGCTCCCTTTGCTGACTACCTCGACAGTTTGTACTTCAACCGCTTCCTGCAGTGGAAATGGCTGGAACG GCAGCCAGTGACCAAAAATACTTTCCGCCAGTACCGTGTGCTGGGTAAGGGCGGTTTTGGGGAG GTGTGTGCCTGCCAAGTGCGTGCCACAGGGAAGATGTATGCCTGCaagaaactggagaagaaaaggatcAAAAAGAGGAAGGGAGAAGCCATGGCCCTGAATGAAAAACAGATCCTGGAAAAAGTGAACAGTAGGTTTGTA GTGAGCTTAGCCTATGCATATGAAACTAAAGATGCTCTCTGCCTAGTGCTGACCCTCATGAATGGAGGGGACCTCAAGTTCCATATCTACCACATGGGAGAGGCTGGTTTtgaggagcccagggcagctttctATGCTGCTGAGATCTGCTGTGGCCTGGAGGACTTGCACCAGGAGAGGATTGTGTACAG GGACCTGAAGCCAGAGAACATATTACTGGATGACCATG GACACATCCGTATCTCAGACCTGGGACTGGCTGTGCATGTGCCAGAGGGCCAAACAATCAAGGGCCGGGTGGGGACAGTTGGCTACATGG CTCCAGAGGTGGTGAAGAACGAGCGCTACACGTTCAGCCCGGACTGGtgggccctgggctgcctggtgTACGAGATGATCGAGGGCCAGTCGCCCTTCCAGCAGCGCAAGAAGAAGATCAAGAGGGAGGAGGTGGAGCGCCTGGTGAAGGAAGTGCAGGAGGAGTACTCGGAGAAGTTCTCGCCCTGCGCCCGCTCCCTCTGCACCATG CTCCTGTGCAAAGACCCCTTGGAGCGCCTGGGGTGCCGAGGAGCTGGGGCCAAGGAGGTGAAGGAACACCCTCTCTTCAAGCACCTCAACTTCAGGAGGCTGGAAGCAGGCATGCTGGACCCTCCCTTCAAGCCAGAT CCCCAGGCCATCTACTGCAAGGATGTGCTGGACATCGAGCAGTTCTCCACGGTGAAAGGGGTGGAGCTGGAGCCCACAGACAACGACTTTTACCAGAAGTTTGCTACAGGAAGTGTGCCCATTCCTTGGCAGAATGAG ATGATCGAGACAGAGTGTTTTAAGGAGCTGAATGTCTTTAGCACAGATGgcacagtgcccccagacctGGACTGGAAAGGgcagccttctccacagcccaAAAAAGGGTTACTCCAGCGCTTGTTCAGCAGACAG GACTGTTGTGGAAACTGCAGCGACAGCGAGGAAGAGCCCACCCGGCTGTAG
- the GRK6 gene encoding G protein-coupled receptor kinase 6 isoform X3, with amino-acid sequence MLFRQFCETRPELSRCVKFLDAVAGYEVAPDEKRKECGQHLIEKYLKPNSEDHVPEVPSQLVDACCERLEQEPSKELFKECTKLIHDYLSVAPFADYLDSLYFNRFLQWKWLERQPVTKNTFRQYRVLGKGGFGEVCACQVRATGKMYACKKLEKKRIKKRKGEAMALNEKQILEKVNSRFVVSLAYAYETKDALCLVLTLMNGGDLKFHIYHMGEAGFEEPRAAFYAAEICCGLEDLHQERIVYRDLKPENILLDDHGHIRISDLGLAVHVPEGQTIKGRVGTVGYMAPEVVKNERYTFSPDWWALGCLVYEMIEGQSPFQQRKKKIKREEVERLVKEVQEEYSEKFSPCARSLCTMLLCKDPLERLGCRGAGAKEVKEHPLFKHLNFRRLEAGMLDPPFKPDPQAIYCKDVLDIEQFSTVKGVELEPTDNDFYQKFATGSVPIPWQNEMIETECFKELNVFSTDGTVPPDLDWKGQPSPQPKKGLLQRLFSRQDCCGNCSDSEEEPTRL; translated from the exons ATGCTGTTCCGGCAGTTCTGCGAGACGCGCCCCGAGCTCTCACGCTGCGTCAAGTTCCTGGATGCTGTG GCAGGGTACGAAGTGGCTCCAGAtgagaagaggaaggaatgtgGGCAGCACCTGATTGAAAAGTACTTGAAGCCAAAC AGTGAGGACCACGTGCCTGAAGTTCCCTCACAACTGGTGGATGCCTGTTGtgagaggctggagcaggaacCTTCCAAGGAACTCTTCAAGGAATGCACTAA GCTTATCCACGACTACCTGAGCGTGGCTCCCTTTGCTGACTACCTCGACAGTTTGTACTTCAACCGCTTCCTGCAGTGGAAATGGCTGGAACG GCAGCCAGTGACCAAAAATACTTTCCGCCAGTACCGTGTGCTGGGTAAGGGCGGTTTTGGGGAG GTGTGTGCCTGCCAAGTGCGTGCCACAGGGAAGATGTATGCCTGCaagaaactggagaagaaaaggatcAAAAAGAGGAAGGGAGAAGCCATGGCCCTGAATGAAAAACAGATCCTGGAAAAAGTGAACAGTAGGTTTGTA GTGAGCTTAGCCTATGCATATGAAACTAAAGATGCTCTCTGCCTAGTGCTGACCCTCATGAATGGAGGGGACCTCAAGTTCCATATCTACCACATGGGAGAGGCTGGTTTtgaggagcccagggcagctttctATGCTGCTGAGATCTGCTGTGGCCTGGAGGACTTGCACCAGGAGAGGATTGTGTACAG GGACCTGAAGCCAGAGAACATATTACTGGATGACCATG GACACATCCGTATCTCAGACCTGGGACTGGCTGTGCATGTGCCAGAGGGCCAAACAATCAAGGGCCGGGTGGGGACAGTTGGCTACATGG CTCCAGAGGTGGTGAAGAACGAGCGCTACACGTTCAGCCCGGACTGGtgggccctgggctgcctggtgTACGAGATGATCGAGGGCCAGTCGCCCTTCCAGCAGCGCAAGAAGAAGATCAAGAGGGAGGAGGTGGAGCGCCTGGTGAAGGAAGTGCAGGAGGAGTACTCGGAGAAGTTCTCGCCCTGCGCCCGCTCCCTCTGCACCATG CTCCTGTGCAAAGACCCCTTGGAGCGCCTGGGGTGCCGAGGAGCTGGGGCCAAGGAGGTGAAGGAACACCCTCTCTTCAAGCACCTCAACTTCAGGAGGCTGGAAGCAGGCATGCTGGACCCTCCCTTCAAGCCAGAT CCCCAGGCCATCTACTGCAAGGATGTGCTGGACATCGAGCAGTTCTCCACGGTGAAAGGGGTGGAGCTGGAGCCCACAGACAACGACTTTTACCAGAAGTTTGCTACAGGAAGTGTGCCCATTCCTTGGCAGAATGAG ATGATCGAGACAGAGTGTTTTAAGGAGCTGAATGTCTTTAGCACAGATGgcacagtgcccccagacctGGACTGGAAAGGgcagccttctccacagcccaAAAAAGGGTTACTCCAGCGCTTGTTCAGCAGACAG GACTGTTGTGGAAACTGCAGCGACAGCGAGGAAGAGCCCACCCGGCTGTAG
- the PRR7 gene encoding proline-rich protein 7 isoform X1, with amino-acid sequence MAVPGGALAQGQLPRPGWRGVCLGVWHPRQRGDPRTPSAISVPHCSGGQAGTPAPQSHECHCSGRVGCGRGCSALASGRAALSCLWPRAGRHPGSTPLSPLEEAGDGIAETGGSTPRAPPGRMQGCGPWEPVAPPQRASQGPHPTRTGSRYPGIPGPHPVGLPRRSRGQPRGCPGPLATGIPPPFPRGRSGGIPLAVPEPSRWPPSGGGSRGGGCGEPADPSPSRGRGGAAGREPGRAGRRAAAARERSPETKAAPGGGGGAAHRARTGPPPPPPYGAAARRLSHVRRRRRYLRRRVKRQQEERLREQSLRALEMEPLHYEGYGGSPPGMAIPHRLRLEPHHHHHHPHHIPPPRPWSCRHGVRGGLCLAESDLSKPPCYEEALLMAEPPPPYSEVLMDTRGLYRKINAPFMSHERLEKQEQPPSYKPLFLDAGYGSALHLPRSASPGPACPDLYLQQECSPRMFPSWTDSELSSRDTYETGPWHLPVSMPLFGRTTAV; translated from the exons atggcagtgcctgggggagccCTAGCTCAGGGACAAttgcccaggccaggctggcgAGGGGTCTGCCTGGGGGTATGGCACCCGAGGCAGCGGGGTGACCCCAGGACACCCAGTGCCATTTCAGTCCCTCATTGTTCTGGGGGCCAGGCTGGCACCCCTGCCCCGCAGAGCCACGAGTGTCACTGCAGTGGCCGGGTGGGCTGTGGCAGGGGCTGTTCAGCTCTTGCCAGCGGCCGTGCTGCCCTCTCGTGCCTGTGGCCCCGTGCTGGCCGTCACCCCGGGAGCACGCCGTTGTCACCCCTTGAGGAGGCTGGGGATGGCATTGCGGAAACGGgtggcagcacccccagggcaccTCCAGGGCGAATGCAGGGCTGCGGACCGTGGGAGCCTGTGGCACCGCCCCAGCGGGCATCGCAGGGCCCTCACCCCACCCGGACCGGGAGCCGCTACCCGGGAATCCCCGGCCCCCACCCCGTGGGGCTCCCGCGGCGCTCCCGCGGCCAACCCCGGGGATGCCCCGGCCCTCTCGCCACCGGCATCCCGCCGCCGTTCCCCAGGGGCCGGAGCGGGGGGATTCCCTTGGCAGTACCGGAGCCCAGCCGGTGGCCCCCGAGCGGCGGCGGGTCCCGGGGCGGGGGGTGCGGGGAGCCCGCGGATCCCTCCCCGAGCCGAGGGCGGggcggagcggcggggcgggagcccgggcgggcggggcggcgcgcggcggcggcgcgggagCGCTCACCGGAGACAAAGGCAGCgccgggaggcggcggcggcgccgcgcaCCGGGCGCGCACCGGGCCCCCTCCCCCGCCGCCCTATGgagccgccgcccgccgcctgAGCCACgtgcgccgccgccgccg ctACCTGCGGCGGCGGGTGAAGCGGCAGCAGGAGGAGCGGCTGCGGGAGCAGAGCCTGCGCGCGCTGGAGATGGAGCCGCTGCACTACGAGGGTTACGGGGGCAGCCCCCCCGGCATGGCCATTCCCCACCGCCTCCGCCTCGAGCcccaccatcaccatcaccaccCCCACCACATCCCGCCCCCCCGGCCCTGGAGCTGCCGGCACG GGGTCCGGGGGGGGCTTTGCCTTGCAGAGTCAGACCTGTCAAAGCCGCCGTGCTATGAGGAGGCGCTGCTGATGGCGGAGCCCCCCCCGCCATACAGCGAGGTGCTGATGGACACGCGGGGGCTCTACCGCAAAATCAACGCCCCTTTTATGAGCCATGAGCGGctggagaagcaggagcagcctcccAGCTACAAACCCCTTTTCCTGGACGCCGGCTACGGTTCAGCGCTGCACCTGCCCCGCTCAGCCAGCCCCGGCCCTGCCTGCCCGGACCTCTACCTGCAGCAGGAGTGCTCCCCACGCATGTTTCCCAGCTGGACGGACTCGGAgctcagcagcagggacacctaCGAGACGGGACCCTGGCACCTCCCGGTCTCCATGCCCCTCTTCGGCAGGACTACCGCTGTCTAA
- the PRR7 gene encoding proline-rich protein 7 isoform X2 produces MAVPGGALAQGQLPRPGWRGVCLGVWHPRQRGDPRTPSAISVPHCSGGQAGTPAPQSHECHCSGRVGCGRGCSALASGRAALSCLWPRAGRHPGSTPLSPLEEAGDGIAETGGSTPRAPPGRMQGCGPWEPVAPPQRASQGPHPTRTGSRYPGIPGPHPVGLPRRSRGQPRGCPGPLATGIPPPFPRGRSGGIPLAVPEPSRWPPSGGGSRGGGCGEPADPSPSRGRGGAAGREPGRAGRRAAAARERSPETKAAPGGGGGAAHRARTGPPPPPPYGAAARRLSHVRRRRRAPTPAVPPQRWAAGPRQPRPPAARPAGPPPRRPPGAPRPDPPAPAPPSSMARTDP; encoded by the exons atggcagtgcctgggggagccCTAGCTCAGGGACAAttgcccaggccaggctggcgAGGGGTCTGCCTGGGGGTATGGCACCCGAGGCAGCGGGGTGACCCCAGGACACCCAGTGCCATTTCAGTCCCTCATTGTTCTGGGGGCCAGGCTGGCACCCCTGCCCCGCAGAGCCACGAGTGTCACTGCAGTGGCCGGGTGGGCTGTGGCAGGGGCTGTTCAGCTCTTGCCAGCGGCCGTGCTGCCCTCTCGTGCCTGTGGCCCCGTGCTGGCCGTCACCCCGGGAGCACGCCGTTGTCACCCCTTGAGGAGGCTGGGGATGGCATTGCGGAAACGGgtggcagcacccccagggcaccTCCAGGGCGAATGCAGGGCTGCGGACCGTGGGAGCCTGTGGCACCGCCCCAGCGGGCATCGCAGGGCCCTCACCCCACCCGGACCGGGAGCCGCTACCCGGGAATCCCCGGCCCCCACCCCGTGGGGCTCCCGCGGCGCTCCCGCGGCCAACCCCGGGGATGCCCCGGCCCTCTCGCCACCGGCATCCCGCCGCCGTTCCCCAGGGGCCGGAGCGGGGGGATTCCCTTGGCAGTACCGGAGCCCAGCCGGTGGCCCCCGAGCGGCGGCGGGTCCCGGGGCGGGGGGTGCGGGGAGCCCGCGGATCCCTCCCCGAGCCGAGGGCGGggcggagcggcggggcgggagcccgggcgggcggggcggcgcgcggcggcggcgcgggagCGCTCACCGGAGACAAAGGCAGCgccgggaggcggcggcggcgccgcgcaCCGGGCGCGCACCGGGCCCCCTCCCCCGCCGCCCTATGgagccgccgcccgccgcctgAGCCACgtgcgccgccgccgccg GGCCCCCACCCCGGCGGTCCCCCCCCAGCGATGGGCAGCGGGACCCCGGCAGCCCCGtccccccgccgcccgccccgccggccccccgccccgccgcccgcccggcgcaCCCAGGCCTGACCCACCCGCTCCAGCCCCCCCCAGCTCCATGGCGAGGACGGACCCCTGA
- the PRR7 gene encoding proline-rich protein 7 isoform X5 — MVMSQGTYTFLTCFAGFWLIWGLIVLLCCFCSYLRRRVKRQQEERLREQSLRALEMEPLHYEGYGGSPPGMAIPHRLRLEPHHHHHHPHHIPPPRPWSCRHESDLSKPPCYEEALLMAEPPPPYSEVLMDTRGLYRKINAPFMSHERLEKQEQPPSYKPLFLDAGYGSALHLPRSASPGPACPDLYLQQECSPRMFPSWTDSELSSRDTYETGPWHLPVSMPLFGRTTAV; from the exons ATGGTGATGTCCCAGGGCACCTACACCTTCCTCACCTGCTTCGCGGGCTTCTGGCTCATCTGGGGCCTCAtcgtgctgctgtgctgcttctgcagctACCTGCGGCGGCGGGTGAAGCGGCAGCAGGAGGAGCGGCTGCGGGAGCAGAGCCTGCGCGCGCTGGAGATGGAGCCGCTGCACTACGAGGGTTACGGGGGCAGCCCCCCCGGCATGGCCATTCCCCACCGCCTCCGCCTCGAGCcccaccatcaccatcaccaccCCCACCACATCCCGCCCCCCCGGCCCTGGAGCTGCCGGCACG AGTCAGACCTGTCAAAGCCGCCGTGCTATGAGGAGGCGCTGCTGATGGCGGAGCCCCCCCCGCCATACAGCGAGGTGCTGATGGACACGCGGGGGCTCTACCGCAAAATCAACGCCCCTTTTATGAGCCATGAGCGGctggagaagcaggagcagcctcccAGCTACAAACCCCTTTTCCTGGACGCCGGCTACGGTTCAGCGCTGCACCTGCCCCGCTCAGCCAGCCCCGGCCCTGCCTGCCCGGACCTCTACCTGCAGCAGGAGTGCTCCCCACGCATGTTTCCCAGCTGGACGGACTCGGAgctcagcagcagggacacctaCGAGACGGGACCCTGGCACCTCCCGGTCTCCATGCCCCTCTTCGGCAGGACTACCGCTGTCTAA
- the PRR7 gene encoding proline-rich protein 7 isoform X4 produces MVMSQGTYTFLTCFAGFWLIWGLIVLLCCFCSYLRRRVKRQQEERLREQSLRALEMEPLHYEGYGGSPPGMAIPHRLRLEPHHHHHHPHHIPPPRPWSCRHGVRGGLCLAESDLSKPPCYEEALLMAEPPPPYSEVLMDTRGLYRKINAPFMSHERLEKQEQPPSYKPLFLDAGYGSALHLPRSASPGPACPDLYLQQECSPRMFPSWTDSELSSRDTYETGPWHLPVSMPLFGRTTAV; encoded by the exons ATGGTGATGTCCCAGGGCACCTACACCTTCCTCACCTGCTTCGCGGGCTTCTGGCTCATCTGGGGCCTCAtcgtgctgctgtgctgcttctgcagctACCTGCGGCGGCGGGTGAAGCGGCAGCAGGAGGAGCGGCTGCGGGAGCAGAGCCTGCGCGCGCTGGAGATGGAGCCGCTGCACTACGAGGGTTACGGGGGCAGCCCCCCCGGCATGGCCATTCCCCACCGCCTCCGCCTCGAGCcccaccatcaccatcaccaccCCCACCACATCCCGCCCCCCCGGCCCTGGAGCTGCCGGCACG GGGTCCGGGGGGGGCTTTGCCTTGCAGAGTCAGACCTGTCAAAGCCGCCGTGCTATGAGGAGGCGCTGCTGATGGCGGAGCCCCCCCCGCCATACAGCGAGGTGCTGATGGACACGCGGGGGCTCTACCGCAAAATCAACGCCCCTTTTATGAGCCATGAGCGGctggagaagcaggagcagcctcccAGCTACAAACCCCTTTTCCTGGACGCCGGCTACGGTTCAGCGCTGCACCTGCCCCGCTCAGCCAGCCCCGGCCCTGCCTGCCCGGACCTCTACCTGCAGCAGGAGTGCTCCCCACGCATGTTTCCCAGCTGGACGGACTCGGAgctcagcagcagggacacctaCGAGACGGGACCCTGGCACCTCCCGGTCTCCATGCCCCTCTTCGGCAGGACTACCGCTGTCTAA
- the PRR7 gene encoding proline-rich protein 7 isoform X3, translated as MVMSQGTYTFLTCFAGFWLIWGLIVLLCCFCSYLRRRVKRQQEERLREQSLRALEMEPLHYEGYGGSPPGMAIPHRLRLEPHHHHHHPHHIPPPRPWSCRHGKEQGGALASPEHVPPPGLGGIRRESRGAALTAAGVRGGLCLAESDLSKPPCYEEALLMAEPPPPYSEVLMDTRGLYRKINAPFMSHERLEKQEQPPSYKPLFLDAGYGSALHLPRSASPGPACPDLYLQQECSPRMFPSWTDSELSSRDTYETGPWHLPVSMPLFGRTTAV; from the coding sequence ATGGTGATGTCCCAGGGCACCTACACCTTCCTCACCTGCTTCGCGGGCTTCTGGCTCATCTGGGGCCTCAtcgtgctgctgtgctgcttctgcagctACCTGCGGCGGCGGGTGAAGCGGCAGCAGGAGGAGCGGCTGCGGGAGCAGAGCCTGCGCGCGCTGGAGATGGAGCCGCTGCACTACGAGGGTTACGGGGGCAGCCCCCCCGGCATGGCCATTCCCCACCGCCTCCGCCTCGAGCcccaccatcaccatcaccaccCCCACCACATCCCGCCCCCCCGGCCCTGGAGCTGCCGGCACGGtaaggagcagggaggggctcTCGCATCCCCGGAGCACGTGCCTCCCCCCGGTTTGGGGGGGATACGACGTGAGAGCCGGGGCGCAGCGCTGACGGCAGCAGGGGTCCGGGGGGGGCTTTGCCTTGCAGAGTCAGACCTGTCAAAGCCGCCGTGCTATGAGGAGGCGCTGCTGATGGCGGAGCCCCCCCCGCCATACAGCGAGGTGCTGATGGACACGCGGGGGCTCTACCGCAAAATCAACGCCCCTTTTATGAGCCATGAGCGGctggagaagcaggagcagcctcccAGCTACAAACCCCTTTTCCTGGACGCCGGCTACGGTTCAGCGCTGCACCTGCCCCGCTCAGCCAGCCCCGGCCCTGCCTGCCCGGACCTCTACCTGCAGCAGGAGTGCTCCCCACGCATGTTTCCCAGCTGGACGGACTCGGAgctcagcagcagggacacctaCGAGACGGGACCCTGGCACCTCCCGGTCTCCATGCCCCTCTTCGGCAGGACTACCGCTGTCTAA